In one window of Gudongella oleilytica DNA:
- the proB gene encoding glutamate 5-kinase, which translates to MGSLKDFKKVVIKIGSSSLTHQSGLLDLWKMESLVKQIANLYNSGKDIVIVSSGAIAAGMGKMKFVGKPKTIPEKQAAAAVGQGTLMYMYEKLFSEYGITVAQVLLTKEDMYQDIRREHSINAFSALIKHRIIPIVNENDVVAIDEIKVGDNDTLSAEVCKMIGFENLTILSDIEGVYNKDPRKHKDAYMINEIKNISELDEIDAGDAGSNVGTGGMQTKLKAAQIIAEAKGTMLIVNSGHHEVLNELLNGRKCGTFFDFRD; encoded by the coding sequence ATGGGATCGCTGAAGGATTTTAAGAAAGTAGTCATAAAAATCGGCTCATCATCACTTACACATCAAAGCGGACTTCTTGATCTCTGGAAGATGGAGAGCCTGGTAAAGCAAATAGCTAATCTTTACAACAGCGGGAAAGACATCGTAATCGTTTCCTCAGGAGCTATAGCCGCTGGAATGGGAAAGATGAAGTTCGTTGGGAAGCCAAAAACCATTCCGGAAAAACAAGCGGCTGCAGCAGTAGGGCAGGGAACTTTGATGTATATGTACGAGAAATTATTTTCTGAATATGGCATTACTGTTGCGCAGGTTCTATTGACTAAGGAGGATATGTACCAGGACATAAGACGTGAGCATAGTATAAATGCTTTTTCTGCTTTAATTAAACACCGGATAATACCAATTGTAAATGAGAATGACGTGGTTGCCATTGATGAAATAAAGGTGGGAGACAACGATACCCTGTCTGCTGAGGTATGCAAAATGATAGGATTTGAAAACCTTACAATTTTGTCTGATATTGAGGGAGTATATAATAAGGATCCAAGAAAACACAAGGATGCCTATATGATAAATGAAATTAAGAACATTTCAGAGCTGGATGAGATCGATGCTGGAGATGCGGGATCAAATGTTGGTACGGGCGGGATGCAGACTAAGCTGAAAGCAGCGCAAATTATAGCAGAGGCCAAAGGGACTATGCTGATCGTGAACAGTGGCCATCATGAGGTGTTAAATGAACTATTGAACGGTCGAAAATGTGGAACATTTTTTGACTTCAGAGACTAA
- a CDS encoding GNAT family N-acetyltransferase produces MADFKHIYTKRLLLKRLEESDAKSVFEYRSMPEVYIYQGFRPETADDAVEFVRMSSEEPDTPDTRFQVAVCLRETGKLIGDIGLRFLEDGKQVEIGYTIHPLYHGNGYGKEAVRAAIDYLFWDLKKHRVTASIDPDNYKSIRLCESLGMRKEAHFIKSLLINGSWADDVIYAVLEEEWIGDSRIKPSDPID; encoded by the coding sequence ATGGCTGATTTCAAGCATATCTATACAAAAAGGCTGTTATTGAAAAGACTTGAAGAATCAGATGCAAAGAGTGTGTTCGAGTATCGCAGCATGCCTGAGGTTTACATTTACCAGGGCTTCAGACCGGAAACAGCTGATGACGCAGTTGAGTTTGTAAGAATGAGTTCTGAAGAGCCTGATACTCCAGACACCAGGTTTCAGGTTGCAGTATGCTTAAGAGAAACAGGGAAACTTATTGGTGATATCGGGTTGAGATTTCTTGAGGATGGGAAGCAGGTGGAGATCGGTTACACAATCCACCCATTATATCACGGGAATGGATATGGAAAAGAAGCAGTAAGAGCTGCGATTGATTATCTATTCTGGGATCTTAAGAAACATAGGGTCACAGCTTCCATAGACCCAGACAATTATAAATCGATACGACTATGTGAAAGTCTTGGGATGAGAAAGGAGGCTCATTTTATTAAGAGTCTACTTATAAATGGAAGCTGGGCTGATGATGTTATATACGCAGTTTTGGAGGAAGAATGGATTGGAGATAGCAGAATTAAACCAAGTGATCCCATAGACTAA
- a CDS encoding ArsR/SmtB family transcription factor translates to MVDNYNRRAKIFKALGDPRRIMILEMLQNGELCACMILERFDMAQSTLSHHMKLLQESGFVKGRSEGKWVHYSLDPEGFRVAMKIITGLSITKNKLERTGEE, encoded by the coding sequence ATGGTTGACAATTACAACAGAAGGGCAAAGATTTTCAAGGCATTGGGTGACCCCAGAAGGATCATGATCCTCGAGATGCTTCAAAATGGCGAGCTTTGTGCATGTATGATACTTGAGAGATTTGATATGGCACAATCAACACTTTCTCATCACATGAAGCTTCTTCAGGAAAGTGGCTTCGTCAAGGGAAGAAGCGAGGGAAAGTGGGTCCACTACTCATTGGATCCAGAGGGATTTAGGGTCGCTATGAAAATCATAACAGGACTATCCATAACTAAGAATAAATTAGAGAGAACCGGAGAAGAATGA
- a CDS encoding acylphosphatase, translating into MSIKKLLKKASDGYIIKQVDKLELPVFKESRHIREYVVFSGKVQNVGFRREVYLLAAKLGLTGWVKNNEQGSVEAEIQGEELRIRFLINFMSSLRRAKVYKVESKIIDLKLEETGFEIIR; encoded by the coding sequence GTGAGCATTAAGAAACTATTAAAAAAAGCAAGTGACGGCTACATAATCAAACAGGTTGATAAGCTCGAGCTTCCAGTATTTAAGGAAAGCAGACACATCCGGGAGTATGTAGTATTTTCGGGAAAAGTACAAAATGTCGGGTTCAGACGAGAGGTTTATCTACTTGCTGCTAAACTTGGGTTGACTGGATGGGTCAAAAATAATGAGCAGGGCAGCGTTGAGGCTGAAATACAAGGTGAGGAATTGAGGATAAGGTTCCTCATTAATTTCATGAGCTCATTGCGAAGGGCTAAAGTATATAAAGTGGAAAGCAAAATAATAGACTTAAAATTAGAGGAAACTGGTTTTGAAATAATTCGTTAA
- a CDS encoding VOC family protein has product MAGITGIGGIFLNFAGEKDMLHEWYHKTLGLDMTDYGTGFLEGKQLLLVSFKRDSEDAPIINFRVDDLEAFSNKLKKQGVDVKQIDEYEYGKFMQFVDPFGNLIELWEPYEEVYLKMVKQEIEGYLKKTSDKEE; this is encoded by the coding sequence ATGGCAGGTATAACAGGGATAGGTGGTATTTTTCTAAATTTTGCCGGAGAAAAGGATATGTTGCATGAATGGTATCACAAGACTCTTGGACTGGATATGACAGACTATGGAACTGGATTTCTTGAAGGAAAACAGCTGTTGCTTGTTTCCTTTAAGAGAGATAGCGAGGATGCACCAATTATAAACTTTCGTGTCGATGATCTGGAGGCTTTCTCAAACAAGCTCAAGAAACAGGGTGTTGATGTTAAGCAGATAGATGAATATGAGTATGGTAAATTTATGCAGTTCGTGGACCCCTTCGGGAATCTAATCGAGCTTTGGGAGCCCTATGAGGAAGTATATCTGAAAATGGTTAAACAGGAGATTGAGGGATACTTGAAAAAAACCTCTGATAAAGAAGAGTAA
- a CDS encoding molybdenum cofactor biosynthesis protein MoaE, which yields MSKKSPSMDQWIKEAKEHPSAARVGMYLFHNGVVRETPKAKVRMGIDDGTIVEKLDFTFDQAKVDRATEETLEREGIFYVKAWLNEGTLDVGEDIMYVLIGGDIRPNVVDGLQFLVERIKTQCVVEIESLI from the coding sequence ATGAGCAAAAAATCCCCATCCATGGACCAATGGATAAAGGAAGCCAAGGAGCACCCATCCGCAGCAAGGGTAGGTATGTATCTTTTTCACAATGGAGTAGTCAGAGAAACCCCAAAGGCCAAGGTTAGAATGGGTATCGATGATGGAACCATTGTTGAGAAGCTTGATTTCACGTTTGATCAGGCTAAGGTCGATAGGGCAACTGAAGAGACCCTTGAAAGAGAGGGAATATTTTATGTAAAGGCATGGCTAAATGAGGGGACTCTGGATGTTGGTGAGGACATAATGTATGTGCTTATCGGCGGTGATATCAGACCAAATGTCGTCGATGGTTTACAATTTCTGGTTGAAAGGATCAAGACCCAATGCGTAGTCGAAATTGAGTCATTAATATGA
- a CDS encoding GNAT family N-acetyltransferase, producing MIYRNAELKDIPLISELQKKYHVLTISEEDKPNGFVTTLFTEEQFAELIKKENGVALACDGDKVIGYAMAASWDYWSKWPLFQHMIKDLPNTEYLGQILTTENSYQYGPICIDKSYRGTEVLPRLFDFSREQMMDRYPILITFINHINPRSFEAHTRKLGLEVIKNFVFNNNNYYELGYDTSVKVRSLV from the coding sequence ATGATTTACAGAAATGCTGAGCTTAAGGATATCCCATTGATCTCTGAGCTTCAAAAGAAATATCATGTTTTGACAATAAGCGAAGAAGACAAGCCCAACGGATTTGTTACTACGCTTTTTACCGAGGAGCAGTTTGCTGAGCTTATTAAGAAAGAGAATGGAGTGGCATTGGCCTGTGATGGAGACAAGGTAATCGGCTATGCTATGGCAGCATCCTGGGATTATTGGTCCAAATGGCCTTTGTTCCAGCACATGATAAAGGACCTGCCAAACACTGAGTACCTGGGTCAGATACTTACAACAGAAAATTCATATCAGTATGGACCTATTTGCATAGACAAGTCTTATAGAGGGACAGAGGTTTTACCAAGACTCTTTGATTTCTCCAGGGAACAGATGATGGACAGGTATCCCATACTAATAACCTTTATAAACCATATAAACCCAAGGTCCTTCGAAGCCCACACAAGAAAGCTTGGGCTGGAGGTTATCAAGAATTTCGTATTCAACAATAACAACTATTATGAGCTAGGCTACGATACGTCAGTAAAGGTCAGATCACTGGTATAG
- a CDS encoding OsmC family protein — protein MNVEFPGGLRVDARSSRHLIKTDQNGSDPTPFELFLGSMATCAGIFALGFCKNKGITTEGLNISMDLDVNRQTGMITDVIFDVKLPQGFPEKYKEALVRSIELCSVKKHMMEPPNFHINTH, from the coding sequence ATGAATGTAGAATTTCCAGGTGGTTTGAGAGTTGATGCCAGAAGTTCCAGGCACCTTATAAAGACTGATCAGAATGGAAGTGATCCAACTCCCTTTGAGTTGTTCTTAGGGTCTATGGCGACCTGTGCGGGAATCTTTGCACTTGGTTTTTGCAAGAACAAGGGGATAACTACTGAAGGATTGAATATTTCTATGGATCTTGATGTAAACAGGCAAACAGGCATGATAACTGATGTAATATTCGACGTTAAACTTCCCCAGGGATTCCCTGAAAAGTACAAGGAAGCATTGGTAAGATCAATAGAGCTTTGCTCTGTTAAAAAACACATGATGGAGCCTCCAAATTTCCATATAAATACACATTAA
- a CDS encoding sensor domain-containing diguanylate cyclase — translation MEYNNYSKEQLIQRIEELEMLNRQLLDEKEQEDRLDFAWTGNLGHWYWNVRTNTVTFNPLKVITLGYQMDELPEKVTYQFFTDKLHPEDHSKAMQAMMDHLYGKAEVYEVEYRIKAKDGSYRWYYDRGKVTQKGDNGKPQFLAGIVFDITEKKEMQLELERENQILAVESVTDGLTKINNHRAIIDHLQREVVNSNINNQPLTIALFDLDDFKNVNDTMGHVNGDKVLRDTAAIMMKNIRGTDHAGRYGGEEFLVIFPNTELSHAINVAERIRKSVENNVIIDGLKITISGGLWQYSGETMADFVHFADENLYKAKRNGKNQIVYQLD, via the coding sequence ATGGAATACAACAATTATTCAAAAGAGCAGCTTATTCAAAGAATCGAAGAGCTGGAGATGTTAAACAGACAACTACTGGACGAGAAAGAGCAGGAGGACAGGCTTGACTTTGCCTGGACAGGCAATTTGGGGCACTGGTATTGGAATGTTAGAACGAATACAGTGACGTTCAATCCGCTTAAGGTAATTACACTTGGATATCAAATGGATGAGCTCCCTGAAAAGGTTACATATCAATTCTTCACGGACAAGCTTCACCCGGAGGATCACTCCAAGGCAATGCAGGCTATGATGGACCATCTCTACGGAAAAGCAGAGGTTTATGAGGTAGAGTACAGGATAAAAGCAAAAGATGGATCATATAGATGGTATTATGACAGAGGGAAAGTGACTCAGAAGGGTGATAATGGGAAACCTCAATTTCTTGCCGGGATAGTATTTGACATTACTGAAAAGAAAGAAATGCAGCTTGAGCTGGAAAGGGAAAATCAGATCCTTGCAGTTGAATCAGTGACTGACGGTCTAACAAAAATAAATAATCACAGGGCAATAATTGACCACCTGCAAAGAGAAGTGGTTAATTCAAACATAAACAATCAGCCACTAACTATAGCATTGTTTGATTTGGACGATTTTAAGAATGTAAATGATACAATGGGTCATGTCAATGGAGATAAGGTTTTGAGAGATACTGCTGCTATTATGATGAAGAACATAAGGGGCACTGACCATGCAGGTAGGTATGGAGGAGAGGAGTTTCTCGTTATTTTTCCAAATACTGAGTTGTCCCATGCGATTAATGTAGCGGAAAGAATTAGAAAATCTGTTGAGAACAATGTAATCATAGATGGTCTGAAAATAACTATCAGCGGCGGCTTATGGCAATATTCAGGTGAAACAATGGCAGATTTCGTCCATTTTGCTGATGAAAATCTATATAAGGCAAAGAGGAATGGGAAAAACCAGATAGTATATCAATTAGATTAA
- a CDS encoding M20 family metallopeptidase — protein METRFDPKNVIELLSELVSIYSPYFREEEIMKYIFNWFKSRSIPAELHSYSVHKILKYDGTNVVGRLKGNRPGPVILLNGHADTVEKTLDWSTDPLKAHSRNGRLYGLGALDMKAGVAAIMAAIEAFHNNHKEFAGEVIYTIVSDEEGPYGLGTDAVILDGLADDADCAIVTEPSSGFTGEGFPVLCLGARGGYNYTVYLKGKASHAANPEKGINAISEASKLIVELEKSELIEDDKLGKGDIAVISIEGGGAACSVAELASFTVFRHVVRGETKEYLIKEVHEAAERAGIRAEIKVVFRDSPHSLNDGFMPYVIDENDHYATILQNSIEEVTGRKAAIDYFSSIGDFNYLGTRLKIPTFVFGPSGDNFHSSDEYVEIDSVVKTSEVIYNFLEKMLVANNITILIQR, from the coding sequence ATGGAGACAAGATTTGATCCGAAAAATGTCATTGAATTATTATCAGAATTAGTATCCATCTATAGTCCATATTTTAGAGAAGAGGAAATAATGAAGTATATTTTTAACTGGTTCAAGTCTCGTAGTATTCCGGCTGAACTACATAGCTATTCGGTTCATAAAATACTAAAATATGATGGAACAAATGTAGTTGGAAGGCTAAAGGGCAATCGGCCAGGTCCTGTTATTCTGCTGAATGGTCATGCAGATACTGTGGAAAAGACATTAGACTGGTCAACTGACCCTTTGAAAGCTCATTCCAGGAATGGAAGGCTCTACGGTCTGGGGGCCTTGGATATGAAGGCCGGAGTCGCAGCTATTATGGCAGCAATTGAGGCGTTTCATAATAACCATAAGGAGTTTGCCGGTGAAGTAATATATACTATAGTATCCGATGAGGAAGGGCCCTATGGTCTAGGTACAGATGCTGTCATATTGGACGGCTTAGCTGATGATGCTGATTGTGCCATTGTAACTGAGCCAAGCAGCGGTTTTACAGGAGAGGGATTTCCTGTGCTTTGCCTGGGAGCAAGGGGAGGGTATAACTACACTGTATACCTTAAGGGTAAAGCTTCCCACGCTGCTAATCCCGAGAAGGGGATAAATGCGATATCAGAGGCCTCAAAGCTTATTGTGGAGCTGGAAAAATCAGAACTTATCGAGGATGATAAGCTGGGAAAAGGAGATATTGCAGTGATATCCATCGAGGGAGGAGGAGCCGCCTGCAGTGTTGCGGAGTTGGCCAGCTTCACTGTATTCAGGCATGTAGTAAGAGGAGAAACAAAAGAATATCTCATCAAGGAGGTCCATGAGGCAGCAGAAAGAGCTGGCATAAGGGCAGAAATAAAGGTAGTGTTCAGAGACTCGCCCCATAGCTTAAACGATGGTTTTATGCCCTATGTCATCGACGAAAATGACCATTATGCAACTATTCTCCAGAATTCAATTGAAGAGGTTACTGGCAGAAAGGCAGCGATAGATTACTTCTCAAGTATTGGAGACTTTAATTACCTTGGGACTAGGTTAAAAATCCCTACCTTTGTCTTCGGACCTTCAGGGGATAATTTTCATTCTTCAGATGAATACGTGGAGATTGATAGTGTGGTAAAGACAAGTGAAGTGATATATAATTTCCTTGAAAAGATGTTAGTAGCAAATAACATCACCATACTTATACAGAGATAG
- a CDS encoding CDGSH iron-sulfur domain-containing protein — protein sequence MEKPKIAGKAPIAVDVKKGETYYWCACGRSSNQPFCDGSHVGTEFNPVAYTAEEDKTAYFCTCKQTKTPPFCDGTHLTLE from the coding sequence ATGGAAAAGCCCAAAATAGCAGGGAAAGCGCCAATAGCAGTCGATGTAAAGAAAGGGGAAACATATTATTGGTGTGCATGTGGTAGAAGCTCGAACCAACCGTTCTGCGACGGCTCACATGTGGGGACTGAGTTTAATCCTGTGGCATATACAGCTGAAGAAGACAAAACAGCTTATTTCTGCACCTGTAAACAAACTAAGACTCCACCTTTCTGTGATGGAACACATTTAACCTTGGAATAA
- a CDS encoding IS1 family transposase has protein sequence MSTKSFNEKDLRDIVVGLSFPQVKALLDYYSVNNGVNFDKEINQIITNSHQRKLEEYEINKVCRKCGSVTIVKDGKRADGVQKYLCKDCNSRFTLFSGTILEKTNWHWDAWVKTLEMTINHRPLETMQNVLVEDYGCAGINLKTIWLWRLKLIHALATMETPMLSGIVQIDETFIRESQKGSRKLETYP, from the coding sequence ATGAGCACAAAATCTTTTAATGAAAAAGATCTTCGAGATATTGTAGTAGGCTTATCATTTCCACAAGTCAAAGCACTACTGGATTATTATTCAGTAAATAATGGTGTTAATTTTGATAAAGAAATTAATCAAATCATTACAAATAGCCATCAACGAAAGCTTGAAGAATACGAAATAAACAAGGTCTGCCGTAAGTGTGGATCAGTAACAATAGTGAAAGATGGGAAAAGAGCTGACGGAGTACAGAAGTATCTCTGCAAGGATTGTAACTCAAGATTTACTCTTTTCAGCGGGACTATACTTGAAAAGACCAATTGGCACTGGGATGCTTGGGTCAAAACTCTTGAAATGACAATAAACCATCGTCCTCTTGAGACTATGCAGAATGTGCTCGTTGAGGATTATGGATGTGCTGGTATTAACCTAAAGACAATTTGGTTATGGAGATTAAAACTAATACATGCACTTGCAACGATGGAAACACCTATGTTAAGTGGTATTGTGCAAATAGATGAGACATTCATAAGAGAGAGCCAGAAGGGCAGCAGGAAGCTTGAAACATATCCTTAA
- a CDS encoding ErpK protein yields MGRRSISIDEKIAKQKKVVSQLKDKYDSALNELNVLMKKKQELQGKELLNAFVNTSKSLDEILAFMSENEDEKP; encoded by the coding sequence ATGGGCAGACGAAGTATATCCATTGATGAAAAAATCGCTAAGCAAAAAAAGGTGGTTTCCCAGTTGAAAGATAAGTACGATTCAGCGCTTAACGAGTTGAATGTTTTGATGAAAAAGAAACAGGAACTGCAAGGAAAAGAACTCCTAAATGCATTCGTAAACACCAGCAAAAGTCTGGATGAAATTTTGGCATTTATGAGTGAAAACGAGGATGAAAAACCCTAA
- a CDS encoding transposase has protein sequence MYADVRVKIPEEKGKVTRKKIRGTTYIYYQTDRIYDPEKKYSIPKSTPIGKLCEDDPTMMIPNEKYLIFYPEAKLPEEKKSSRRSACLRVGAHMVLKRIIAEYHLDDLLGDLIGKDGGLFLDLAIYTIITENNAGQYYPDYAYNHPLFTSKMRMYSDSKVSDFIASIKKDQSVEFLNRWNENRDHREKIYISYDSTNKNCQAGDVDFVEFGHAKDDQNKPILNYSIAYDKNNREPLFYEMYPGSIVDVSQLQYMLEKTEGYGYRHVGFILDRGYFSKENIRYMDKCGYDFVIMMKGMKKYAHSLVMENKGTFEESRKHSIRDYKVSGTTVKGRLFPSDEKDRYFHIYFNESKRTSEREQLEEKIDRMVSYLKSQEGKMGYECPSALCHYFEPFYHGQGDERIFMFARERQDVIDREIKLCGYFIIITSEKMTAEEALELYKSRDGSEKLFRGDKSYLGNKSFRVHGSESVNSKIFIEFVALIIRNKFYTYLKDQMKKNNKSENYMTVPAALRELEKIEMIRQSDGNYRLDHAVTATQKEILKAFDLTERNIREQAISINSQLKMIEGL, from the coding sequence ATGTACGCTGATGTGAGAGTGAAAATACCTGAGGAAAAAGGAAAAGTTACGAGGAAGAAAATCAGAGGAACTACCTACATTTATTATCAAACAGATCGCATTTATGACCCGGAAAAAAAGTATAGTATTCCTAAAAGTACACCTATCGGAAAGCTCTGTGAAGACGATCCAACTATGATGATTCCGAACGAAAAATACTTGATTTTTTATCCGGAAGCAAAGCTTCCTGAAGAAAAGAAATCCTCCCGTAGAAGTGCTTGCTTAAGAGTCGGCGCACATATGGTTCTGAAAAGAATCATCGCCGAATATCACTTGGATGATCTATTGGGAGATCTAATAGGAAAAGACGGTGGACTCTTTTTGGATCTCGCGATTTATACCATCATCACTGAAAACAATGCTGGTCAGTACTATCCTGATTATGCATACAATCATCCGCTATTTACCAGTAAAATGAGAATGTACAGCGATTCTAAAGTGTCTGATTTCATAGCTTCAATCAAGAAAGATCAAAGCGTTGAATTTCTCAACAGATGGAATGAAAATCGGGATCACAGAGAAAAAATCTACATATCCTATGATTCGACGAACAAAAATTGTCAGGCTGGCGATGTGGATTTTGTTGAATTTGGCCATGCCAAGGATGATCAAAACAAACCGATACTGAATTACTCCATAGCATACGATAAGAACAATAGAGAACCGTTATTTTATGAAATGTATCCCGGAAGCATAGTAGATGTGTCACAGCTACAGTACATGCTTGAAAAAACAGAAGGCTATGGCTATCGACACGTTGGATTCATTCTGGATCGAGGGTATTTCAGTAAAGAAAACATCCGGTATATGGACAAATGCGGTTATGACTTCGTCATCATGATGAAAGGTATGAAAAAGTATGCCCATAGTCTGGTGATGGAGAATAAAGGAACTTTTGAAGAGAGCCGAAAACACAGTATTCGGGACTATAAAGTAAGCGGAACCACCGTGAAAGGGAGACTGTTCCCTTCTGATGAGAAAGACAGATATTTTCACATATACTTTAACGAAAGCAAGAGAACAAGCGAACGCGAACAGCTGGAAGAAAAAATCGACAGGATGGTCTCATATCTAAAATCCCAAGAAGGGAAGATGGGATATGAATGTCCGAGTGCTTTATGCCATTACTTTGAACCCTTTTATCATGGTCAGGGGGATGAAAGAATCTTTATGTTCGCAAGAGAGCGCCAAGACGTGATTGATAGGGAAATTAAGCTGTGCGGATATTTCATAATAATCACATCTGAAAAAATGACAGCAGAAGAAGCGCTTGAACTCTATAAAAGTAGAGACGGTTCTGAGAAACTCTTCCGAGGAGACAAGTCATATCTGGGCAACAAAAGCTTCAGGGTACATGGAAGTGAATCGGTCAATAGCAAGATATTCATTGAGTTTGTCGCACTGATCATACGCAACAAGTTTTACACCTATTTGAAAGATCAGATGAAGAAAAACAACAAAAGCGAGAATTACATGACTGTTCCAGCAGCTCTTAGGGAACTGGAAAAAATAGAGATGATTCGTCAGAGTGATGGCAATTACCGTTTGGATCATGCCGTGACCGCAACACAAAAGGAAATACTTAAGGCATTTGATCTGACTGAAAGAAACATTCGTGAACAAGCGATAAGCATTAACAGTCAACTAAAAATGATTGAAGGATTGTAA